A region of the Pseudoprevotella muciniphila genome:
TTTGTGTCAGAAGCAGTGTCTCCAATGCCGTCAGTTTTGTGAATTCGATTTGTGTCAGGTTGTTGTTGTTCGCCTTGCAAACCTGAAGGTGCTCGAGGTCATCAAAGCCTGAGATGGTGTTCAGCCCGCAGTTGTTGCAGTAGAAGTCCTCAATCAGAGGATTGTTTGTTACATCTAACGTATCAATAGGATTGTTAGAAATACGCAATTTCTTTAGTTTTTTATTTTTAGTAATATCTAAATCACTTAATTGATTACTGTAACAATATAACGTTTCTAAAGAATCATTATGAGTAACGTCTATATTCGTTAACTGATTACCACTACAATCCAAATATTTCAGAGTTACATTAGTTGCACCAGAACAATCCAAACTTGTCAGTTGGTTGTTGGCACATTCCAGTCTTACCAACGCGTTGTCTGCCACGTCGAGTGTTGTTAAGTAGTTGTTTGAACACAACAACATTTTGAGTTGAGAGTCCGCGTGGAGGTCAAGCGTTGATATGCTGCAGTTCTGACATTTCAGGATTTGAAGGTTGGGGCACTGATCAAGATGGTCAATCTCCGTAAGCAGCGGGCAGTTCTTGAAATCCATGTATATCAAGTTGTCGTATGTGCCACTATGAACAAAAGTAGTCAATTTACTGTTGTTAGGCATATAGAGCGTTTTCAGAGCAGAAAGACCTGTAAGATCAATACTTGCCAAATCAGTACGCGATGCAAACAAAGTAGTTAAACCGGTACAACCAGATAAGTTAAGGTAATCTACATGGCTATAGTCAACATCAACGTGATACAAGCCTGGATTATTTGAAAGATCTACGTGCTCAAGATTGTCCAAGTGATCAGAATCGAAACCACCTGCGTAGAATTCATAGAGATAGCAGTCGGTGGCATCTACGTAGGTCAGGTGGGGGAAGAAACGCAGCATATAGCCCAGATAGCGGTATTCGTAGTAGCGTGTCTCCGAGGCTCCTGTAAATGGGTCTGTCCATGAGTATGAACCTGTACGCTGATTGGGATTGATACCAGTCCAAGGGTGATAAGGGTTGGCGTAGTCGTATTCCCCATTTGATTTTTTAGGGTAGAGTACATGCAGAGGGATTACGCCAGAACGCAAATTGTTGCCCGAAAGATAAAGTTCTTCTAGATTCTCAAAAATCTGAATACCGGTAATCTTGGTTAATCTAGTGCCACCATTAGCAGAAAGATCCAAAACTGTTATCGCCTGTGCTTGTTCTTTGGTGATGTAAAGGTCGCGACTTTTATTCCAAGTATAACCACCTACACTTGTATTTCCATATCCTGTTGGCGTTTCATAGCCCATTGCTTTGGCTATACGGAATCTCAAAGTACCATCAGGGAAGTTGCGGGTTTGGTCGCCATCCTCACCATTGTCCTGATAGATACGGCAGTACTGCGTTCCGGAGGGAAGGGATATATATCCTCCTCCTGCTGCATCATTTTGCCAGAATTTTTTGCCGTCGGGACCGGTAGCAGTTCCGTTTGCCGTGAGCCATTCTACGGCATGTAGTTGCGTTGCTTGCAGCAAGAGTGCAAGAATTGCTAACAAAAAGTAGCATTTTCTCATAAGTTCAAAATTTTTTAAGTTTCTATTCTCAATTCGTTGCGCCAATTCTTTAGTATGTTTTGTATAAACAACCTAAGCATCAGAAATGTATGGCGCTTGTAGATGTAATCTGTGCAAAATTATTTTAATTTTTATAAATACAAATTTATCCCTGTAATTATTACATAATTTTTTCATTTTCTGTTTTTATTGCCCTTATTTTGCAATGTAGAGATTGCAAAATACCCCCCCCATCCCCCTTTTTTTTATGTTTTTTTCTGTTTGTATGCGAATATGACGTATGACGCTTGCGGGTACGACTTTTTGCTTCGTGATTTTATCACGAAGGGGATGATTATTTAAGTTCTCAACTTTCGCAAGTGATTATTTATTGTTTTATCAAGAATTTGAGAATTTGAGAATTATATATTCCGTACAATCTGCATCTTCTGTTAGTGATTTTTATCGAGTTATCAAGAATTTGAGAATTATTATTCTCTGTTCAGCGTTTTCCATCCATAATTTTTCAGATAGTATGTAGTTAGTAGTGAAATAAATTCTTTAATTCTCAAATTCTTGAAAATAAAACTATCTTTTATGTTTTTTTCTGTTTGTATGCGAATATGACGTATGACGCTTGCGGGTACGACTTTTTGCTTCGTGATGTTTTCACGAAGGGGTTGATTATTTAAGTTCTCAACTTTCGCAAGTGATTATTTATTGTTTTATCAAGAATTTGAGACGTGTTGTTGAGCGTATGCGAAAAATTTGAGAATTATATATTCCGTACAATCTGCATCTTCTGTTAGTGATTTTTATCGAGTTATCAGGAATTTTAGAATTATTATTCTCTGTTCAGCGTTTTCCATCCATAATTTTTCAGATAGTTAGTAGTTAGTAGTGAAATAAATTCTTTAATTCTCAAATTCTTGAAAATAAAACTATCTTTTATGTTTTTTTCTGTTTGTATGCGGATATGACGTATGACGCTTGCGGGTACGACTTTTTGCTTCGTGTCACGAAGGGGATGTTTTTTTAATATCTCAACTTTCGCAAGTGATTATTTATTGTTTTATCAAGAATTTGAGAATTTGAGAATTATATATTCCGTACAATCTGCATCTTCTGTTAGTGATTTTTATCGAGTTATCAGGAATTTGAGAATTATATATTCCGTACAATCTGCATCTTCTGTTAGTGATTTTTATCGAGTTATCAGGAATTTTAGAATTATATATTCCGTACAATCTGCATCTTCTGTTAGTGATTTTTATCGAGTTATCAGGAATTTTAGAATTATTATTCTCTGTTCAGCGTTTTCCATCCATAATTTTTCAGATAGTTAGTAGTTAGTAGTGAAATAAATTCTTTAGTTCTCAAATTCTTGAAAATAAAACTATCTGATATAATACATGACAACTTACGCAACTTGAATAGAGAACTGTTAACCATTGTTTTTTAAGGTGGGCTGTTGGCGAAGGTGTCCGTGGGCCTGTTGTCTTGCCATGGCATGTGTCTGTTGTTAAGGCTTTCTTTCTTTTTGATTAGTGAAGCGCTGATGGCTGTTTTCGTTAACGTATCCTCAGACGACTGACGTTTTGTCGTTTTAGTTGCAGCCGAATTACGCTTAGTAGTCTTATGTGCAGATATCAGCCCCTTCGGCACTTCAGGCATCGGGGACAGGCATATAGGCGCAAACCCCGGTAACGGTTTGTCAGGTCTCTTCTTTTTGCGGACCTTAGGCAGTTTTATGGTTTCCGGATCATCATATTTATCGTTCTTGTAATTGTCAAGTTGTGAACTACTGAAGTAATATGTGCCATCGCCTTTTGGTGAAAACAGCGGAACATATTCAACGTCAGGTGCCTCTGACATGGTTTTTTCCAGCGCGTAATCTTCCTCAGTCATCTTAGGTTCGAATGGCGGGAAGATGGTCTTGACATAGTTTGACGTGTCCCTTGCGAGGCGTATCTGTCCTCGTTTGAAGTAGATGCTGTTTTCGATAATGGCAATGGCTGCCGGATTGTCTGTGGAATATGTGGCGACATCCCAGCGGCATTCCATAACGCTGCCTTTTGTGAAATGAAACCACACAGCGGCTTTTCCGCACGGTATGCGCAACATCCATTCTGTCAGATCGGGTGCATAATAGGTTTTCATGGTTAACAGTTCTTTTTAATGATTAATTCAAGTGATTTAAGTTTTTCTTGAAGTTAACGAAATTAATGAAGTTAAAGCAGTTAACGACGTATGTTTTGTACGACAGATGGTCATTGACATCCCGCATGTCGGTATTGTCGATAACTTTGTTGACTCCGATAATTCCGAGCGTAGCGATAACTTCAGCATGCAGATTTAATTAACGGAAAATTGATAATTATTCAGGCCTGAAATATGGGGTGTTTTATAAATTAGGAGTTATTGCTTTATAGAGCACCCCTTGTTTTCCGATGCAAAGGTAGGGTGTGTAAACATAGTGACCAAATTTTTCCGTAAGTTGCGTGCACGCCTTTATATAGTGGTGTTCTGGCGATTTTTGCCGGAACTTTTATCAGTCGCCAATAACACTGTTTGTGCTTTTGCGCCTACAGCGCGCTGTTTTCGTCATGTCATTCTCCCAGGGCTTTTCCCCGGGCTATGTGCTTTCCGGGCTTTCAGCCCGTTTTGTGGATGGCAATAATAAAAAAACGGCGTCGTTAAGACGCCGTTGGTGTTTCCTATATGTAATAAGGTGTTTAAGATGGTTTTATTCTATTATTTCCGCTTTTATGATTCTGATGTCCTTAAGTGGTCTGTCGTTTTCGTCGGTTTTTGCGCGTTGTATCTTGTCGATGGTCTCCATGCCTTCCGTTACTTTTCCGAAGACGGTGTAATTGCTGTCGAGATGCGGTGCACCTCCGCGTGTGGCATAGTCGCTGAGCATGTCGGCTGTCCATTTGGGTTCGTTGAAATTGTTTTTTCTCATCCAGCGCCTGATGCCTGCTATGTCCTCGCTCATGCGCTGTGTGCCCGTTACGACATAGAACTGTGCTCCGCTGCTTCTTCGTTCAGGGTTGGCTTCGTCTCCTTCGCGTGCTGCAGCCAGCGCACCGCTGTGGTGATAGTATTTCGGGAAGATGATTTCAGCCGGCAGCGTGTAGGGCACGTCGCGGTCGCCATAGAGCATGCCTTCTTCGGCGTGTCTTGACGAAGAATCGCCTGTCTGCACCATGAACTTGTCGATGACGCGGTGGAAGATGATGCCATCATAATAGCCATCCCTGACCAGGCGCAGGAAGTTGTCGCGGTGGATGGGTGTGTCGTCGTAGAGCACCACGGTGAAGTCGCCCTTTGTGGTACGGAAGCGCACGTGGTTTGTTTGTGCGCTTGCCGTGGTTGCGAGAAGGGTCAGGGCTATCAGGATTATTTTTTTCATTTTGTTTTTTTTGCGGAGGTTCCGGATTTTCCGGGTTTTCCGGAGGTTCCGGAAGTTCCTGTTTTTTTTATGGTTTATTCTTCGATTTCTTCATCGTTTTCTTCTGATGCAATGGCCGCTTTGTTCTTTTTCTTTGTCTTTTGTGCATAGCGGCTTACGCTCAGCATCATGCCAATGTAGATCGATGTACATACGATGGATGTTCCTCCGCGGCTGATGAGCGGCAGGTTCTGTCCTGTTACAGGCAACAGTCCGACAGCCACTCCCATATTGATGAAGGCCTGGAAGACTATGAGTAGCGCCAGTCCCAGTATGAGGAATGCGGGGAAGTTTCGTTCGCATCGTCGCGCTATGATGGCTGAGCGGAAGAGCAGTATGATATATAGCAAGAGCACTATGCCTCCTCCGAGTAGTCCGAATTCTTCGATGATGATGGCATAGATGAAGTCGCTGTATGCCTGGCTGAGGAAGTCGCGCTCCACCGACTTTCCCGGTCCTTTTCCTAAAAATCCTGATGTGGCGATAGCGATTTTTGCATGTCCCACCTGTGCATGCTCCTGTAGTTGGAATTTTGCGGGGTCTTCCGGCTTACTGTCTTTTCCGAAATTCTGTACGCGTGTAGCCCATGTTTTCATACGTGGCAGCGTGTCGAAGAATTTGCTGTCTTTCGGTATGCTGACGAGTAGTATGAAAGCCACGGCTATCGTTCCAAAAATAACGCCGAGCAAAGCCAGCAGCCTCTTCATCGGGATACGTCCTACGAACATCATCATCATGACCACAGCAAAGAGTATGGCAGCGGTAGAAAAGTTCTCGCTGAAGATCAACAGGCACACAAAGCCGGTTATGACAAGTATGATCTTGAACGCGCGCGGGTCGGCACCTTCTTCTTTCTGGTTGAACGACAGGCACAGCGCCACGGAAACGACCACTATCCCCTTTGCCAGTTCGGACGGCTGGAACTGAAATCCAAAGACGTTTATCCATCTTGCTCCTTCGTTCACTTTTTCAGAAAAGAAGAGCACAAAGATTAGCATCAGGCAGATGGCAGGCAGCCCCGGTAGCGGTATGGTCTTGAAAAATCTGCACGGGATGTTGTGTATAAGGATGACCAAAAATGTTCCCAGCCCCAGATACATGGCCTGTTGCACCAATGGCATCCAGAACTTGGTCTTATATGTGAGTGTGCTTGCTGCGCTGTACACCTCAATGAGCGAGATGATGCACAGGAAAAAAAAGACAGTCCAGATGACGGGATCCCCTTTGAATATGCCTCTTGATGTTATTTTAGTCATCGTTGTATAACTCCTTTCTGATAGATATTCTTATTTTGCTCGGTTGAGCACCATTTCCTTAAACATGTTGCCGCGTTCTGCCATGTTGTTGAAGAGGTCGAAACTTGCGCAGCACGGGCTGAGTAGCACTGTGTCGCCCTGATGCGCCAGTGCCTTGCATGCCTCTACGCAGTCCTTCATGCTGTGCGTGTCGGCAATGGTGATGCCGGTGGACCTGAAGAAGTCCTTGAGTTTCGTATTGTCTGCCCCGAGGAACACGAGTGCGCGGCATTTTTCCTTTACGAGCGGCAGTATCTCATTATAGTCGTTTCCTTTGTCCTTACCGCCTATAATCAGCACGACGGGTGTGGTCATGGCATCGAGCGCATAGTAGCATGCATCTACGTTAGTGGCTTTCGAGTCGTTTATGTAGTGCACGCCGTCCACTGTGCCCACTTTCTCCAGTCTGTGCGGCACTCCCCGGAAGTCCTGCAAGCCCTCTCTGATCGTCTGCTCCGGCACTTCTGCCGCGAGTGCTGCTGCTGCCGCCGCGAGCGAGTTTCGCACGTTGTGCCTGCCTTGCAGGGCGAGTTCTGCTACGGTCATTGTGAAATCTGCGGGCGCAGTCAGTACAAAACTGCCGTTTTCCGCATATCCTGTTACGCCCTCCTTCCTTTCGTCGGCAAATGTGCATAAATGTGCCTTTTCATCATATTTTTTCAGTTCTTTCTCGATGTATTCATCGTCTTTCCAATAGATGAAATAATCGGTTGGCTGCTGGTTTCGTATGATGCGCATCTTGGCATCCACATAGCCTTGCATCTTATAGTCGTACCGGTCGAGGTGGTCGGGTGTGATATTGAGCAGCACGGCAATGTTTGCTCGGAAATCGTACATATTCTCGAGTTGGAACGACGAAATTTCGAGCACGAACCATTCCGGCGAGGTGGTGGCCACCTGCAGCGCCATGCTCCTGCCTATGTTTCCAGCCAGTCCGACGCTGAATCCTGCTTTCTGCAGGATGTGAAAGATGAGCGACGTGGTAGTGGTCTTTCCGTTGCTTCCTGTGATGCAAATCATCCTGGCATCGGTGTATCTGCCTGCAAACTCTATTTCGCTGAGAATTGGAATGCCCTTTTCAACAGCCTTCTTCACCATTGGTGCGTCGCCCGGTATGCCCGGGCTTTTCACTATTTCGTCGGCATTGAGGATGAGTTCCTCCGTGTGGTGTTTTTCTTCCCATGCCAGACTGTGCGCCGTGAGTTGCTCTTTATAGTTGTCCTTGATGCACCCCATGTCGGACACGAACACGTCGTATCCCTCTTTCTGTGCGAGGATGGCTGTTCCCACGCCGCTTTCGCCGGCTCCCAAAACTACCAGTCGTTTCATATCGTTGATTTGTTATCTGATTTTAAGCGTGATGATTGTTGCAGCAGCCATAATGATTGTTGCGAGCCAGAAACGTATCGTTACTTTCGATTCGTGCCATGCTCCGCGGGGCCATTTCAGGAGGTACTTGCAGTCGGGCTCTAACTGACTGTCGAGTACGCGGAAATTGTCGTGTATAGGTGTGCGTTTGAAGATTCTCTGCTTGATGCCTTTTCGCTTGCCAATCTTGAAGTATCCCACCTGCAGGATGACGCTGAGGCTCTCCATGAAGAAGATGAAGCAAAGGATGGGCAGCAGCAACTCCTTATGTATAATGATTGAAAGCACAGCAATGACACCTCCTATGGCGAGTGACCCTGTATCGCCCATGAAAATCTGCGCGGGGTAGGCATTGTACCATAGGAATCCGAGCAGTGCCCCCACCATGGCGCTGATGAAGATGACGAGTTCCTCCGTTCCCGGTATGAACATGATGTTCAGGTATTGCGCATACTGTATGTGGCTCGACACGTATGCGAGCACGCCGAGCGCTATACATATTATTGCAGAGTTTCCTGCCGCCATGCCGTCCATGCCATCATTGAGATTAGCCCCGTTCGATACTGCCATGATTACGAAAATCGTCATCAGGACAAATACTATCCATCCGCCAAGCGATTGATATTCACCAAGAAAGGATGTGATGGAAGAATAGTCGAAGTCGTTGTTCTTGACAAACGGAATGGTGGTCTTCGTAGATTTTACAGGCGTGTTTTTATGCACTACTTCTACTTTGTCGCCCACTTTTTCAGTCTCAATATTTTCCCTGATGGTAGCATCAGGACTGAGGTATAGCGTAATACCCACAAACAGACCAAGCAGCATCTGCGCCACCAGTTTCCATCTGCCCGCCAGTCCTTCCTTATTTTTCTTGAAAATCTTTATGTAGTCGTCCAGGAAACCCACAAGCCCGAGCCAGACCGTAGTAACAACAATCAGTATGAGATATATGTTTCTAAGGCGTCCCAGCAAAAGCGTGGGCACAAGTATCGCCACGATGATGATGATACCGCCCATTGAGGGCACGTTGATTTTCTTTTCTCCGAAAGGGTCGATTTTAGGGTCACGTTGTGTCTCACTGAAGTTTTTTCGCTTCATGTATTTGATGAAACGCTCTCCAAACCATGCGGAAATGACGAGTGCAATTATGAGCGCCAAAAGTGCACGGAAGGAAATATATGTCCACATACCCGATCCGGGTATGCCGTAGTCGCCTAAAAAACGGAAAATGTAGTATAGCATATTTTATTCTTCTGTAATAGTTTTTGAATATTCATTACACGTGCTCCCTTCTTCTCAATCAATACCGAAAGCCTTTTTGATTTCTTCGTGGTCGTCGAAGTGGTGTTTCACTCCTTCTATCTCCTGATATGGCTCGTGTCCTTTTCCTGCAACGAGAATGATGTCGCCTGGCTGTGCCATCATCACTGCGGCTCGTATGGCTTCCCTGCGGTCGGTGATGCTGATGGTTTTCTGCATCATTTCTTCATCAAGTCCTGCGAGCATGTCATTGATGATGTCTTGCGGATTTTCGAAACGTGGGTTGTCGCTGGTAATAATGACGCGGTCGCTGTTCTTTGCTGCTTCCTGTGCCATGATGGGGCGCTTCCCCTTGTCGCGGTTGCCGCCTGCCCCGCATACTGTGATGACACGTCCCTGTTTCTTGATGTCGTTTATCGCCTGAAGGACGTTGACTAACGCATCGGGCGTGTGTGCATAGTCCACCACTGCGCTGAAACCTTTCGGTGAGCGTATCGCCTCAAATCGTCCGTTCACGGGATGCAGGGATGAGAGCACGCGCAGCACTTCCTCCTTTTCCTTGCCCAGCATAACGGCTGCGCCATACACTGCGAGCAAGTTATACACATTGAACCTGCCTACGAAGCGCACACTCACTTCTTGCCCGTCGATGTCGAGCAGCATGCCTTCGATGCTCTCTTCCACGATTTTTCCCTTGAGGTCGGCAGCAGTGCGGGTGGAGTAGGTGAGGACTTTTGCTGCGCAGTTCTGTACCATGATCATACCATTCTTGTCGTCGGCATTGGTGATGGCGAACGCGGACTTGTCGAGACCATCGAAGAATGCCTTTTTAGCATCCCGATAGTTTTCGAACGTCTTGTGATAGTCGAGGTGGTCGCGTGTAAGATTCGTGAAGATACCACCAACGAATTTGAGTCCTCCTATGCGTTTTTGCTGTATGGCATGCGACGAACATTCCATGAATGCATATTCGCAGCCTTCCTTCACCATTTCTGCGAGCAGCCGGTTGAGTGTGACGGGGTCGGGCGTGGTGTGGCTTGCCGGCACTTCGCGGTCCTCTATGTAGTTGCATACCGTGCTGATGAGTCCGCATTTGTGCCCCATTGCCCGGAACATGTTGTATAGCACTGTGGCGATGGTGGTCTTTCCGTTTGTGCCTGTAACTCCTATCAACCTGATGTGTTCTGTCGGGTTGCCATAGAATGCTGTAGCCACCTTTCCTGTGGCATCTTCTGTGTCGTCCACGCGCACGACCGTAATGCCTTGCGGTACTTCGACATCTTCGCAGACGAGTACTGCCGCAGCACCCAGTTCCACCGCCTTTGCGATGTATTGGTGTCCGTTGCTTACGGTGCCCTTCACTGCGATGAACAAATTGCCCGGTTTTACCTGTCGGGAGTCGATGTTCACTCCTGTGATATCAATTTCGGCATCGCCAGTTATGACTTTTGGCTGCAGGTTGCCGATGATGGTTGATAGTTTCATATTTTGTTATGCTTTTTTTCGGTTTTAGCCCTTTCTCTCGCCATTCTTTTGTGGCGTTGCCGGGTTTACGGCTTTGGTTTTAGGCTGGTCGTTGCCATTTCCCTTCCGGGGATTGTCTTTATTGTTTTGGGCAGTCATTGTACTGTCGTTCTCGTTTCCTTTTCTGTTTCCGAGCCAGATGATGACCTCCTGATTGCGTGCTATCTTTGTGCCGGGCGCTATACTCTGCATAGTAACTTTTCCTACACCCTTAGCCTTTACCTTGAGTCCGAGGTTTTCAAGTCGGAAAACGGCATCCCTCAGTCCATATCCGATGACTTTCGGCATGACGTTGCCGGACGTGTTCTCCGTAGCCAGGATGGCTTTATCGTTGTTGTAGTTGCAACTGCCCCAGTTATAATAATTGTCGTTCATGCCAATCAGATCGTTCTCGATGTTGAGTTCCGTCAAGATGCGCTCCATGGCATTCATGTCGCCTGCAGAGAGGGTAGGCATGTGTGCATTTATGCTGTCTGTAGCCAAGGCATAGTTGGTGCTTAGGTTGAGCGCCATGACGTTTTCTGCCACTTTCCTGAAGACTGGTCCGCAATGTCCTCCTCCTGATGCACCGGGTCCTTCTTTGATGCAGACAATCATCGAGTATTTTGGTTTGTCAGCCGGGAAATAACCTGCAAAAGAGACGATGTATTGCGACTGGAATCCT
Encoded here:
- a CDS encoding leucine-rich repeat domain-containing protein, which codes for MLAILALLLQATQLHAVEWLTANGTATGPDGKKFWQNDAAGGGYISLPSGTQYCRIYQDNGEDGDQTRNFPDGTLRFRIAKAMGYETPTGYGNTSVGGYTWNKSRDLYITKEQAQAITVLDLSANGGTRLTKITGIQIFENLEELYLSGNNLRSGVIPLHVLYPKKSNGEYDYANPYHPWTGINPNQRTGSYSWTDPFTGASETRYYEYRYLGYMLRFFPHLTYVDATDCYLYEFYAGGFDSDHLDNLEHVDLSNNPGLYHVDVDYSHVDYLNLSGCTGLTTLFASRTDLASIDLTGLSALKTLYMPNNSKLTTFVHSGTYDNLIYMDFKNCPLLTEIDHLDQCPNLQILKCQNCSISTLDLHADSQLKMLLCSNNYLTTLDVADNALVRLECANNQLTSLDCSGATNVTLKYLDCSGNQLTNIDVTHNDSLETLYCYSNQLSDLDITKNKKLKKLRISNNPIDTLDVTNNPLIEDFYCNNCGLNTISGFDDLEHLQVCKANNNNLTQIEFTKLTALETLLLTQNKLTEMDMTPCTKLKTLFCDAQGGYNSDGRWLKVLKLNSDSLTALKCDNNALLSLDLSNCSNLTHTGVIASCQRDIQDIKVYDHSKVCIELPNGAAGFGDPNDDPLNYFYTWSGSGYDLAHGEVLYRDGKYWLSIYNIGDPTTNDNTNDTKADVDLYGKTFSYCYYILDILNPNDDENLGKTVYYSGDHNYTLAGETVYKNPERGNENISVKIYPYVMHINPLSADNHSLNEANPGSPFYSGTIYLDYDAVVPAGTEVYIAKKININKEEIYSTASGGQEKVVADQLQLVKLVPGAGATEVVVPAYTPVYVKSATETGLFSFDRNNHGGIVQPLGVAEDGSDLIANNIFKGVLTDSTGLAKYSVLALGRGRPAGSDDSGYTAQSRIGFWPSSRTVIPAHRAFIPIEELEKAGVNNSSPGLLFSFTNDIDENTTTGIRTAASAKKNEGWYTINGVRLTGRPTEKGVYIHNGRKEVIR
- the mraY gene encoding phospho-N-acetylmuramoyl-pentapeptide-transferase; amino-acid sequence: MLYYIFRFLGDYGIPGSGMWTYISFRALLALIIALVISAWFGERFIKYMKRKNFSETQRDPKIDPFGEKKINVPSMGGIIIIVAILVPTLLLGRLRNIYLILIVVTTVWLGLVGFLDDYIKIFKKNKEGLAGRWKLVAQMLLGLFVGITLYLSPDATIRENIETEKVGDKVEVVHKNTPVKSTKTTIPFVKNNDFDYSSITSFLGEYQSLGGWIVFVLMTIFVIMAVSNGANLNDGMDGMAAGNSAIICIALGVLAYVSSHIQYAQYLNIMFIPGTEELVIFISAMVGALLGFLWYNAYPAQIFMGDTGSLAIGGVIAVLSIIIHKELLLPILCFIFFMESLSVILQVGYFKIGKRKGIKQRIFKRTPIHDNFRVLDSQLEPDCKYLLKWPRGAWHESKVTIRFWLATIIMAAATIITLKIR
- the murD gene encoding UDP-N-acetylmuramoyl-L-alanine--D-glutamate ligase; translated protein: MKRLVVLGAGESGVGTAILAQKEGYDVFVSDMGCIKDNYKEQLTAHSLAWEEKHHTEELILNADEIVKSPGIPGDAPMVKKAVEKGIPILSEIEFAGRYTDARMICITGSNGKTTTTSLIFHILQKAGFSVGLAGNIGRSMALQVATTSPEWFVLEISSFQLENMYDFRANIAVLLNITPDHLDRYDYKMQGYVDAKMRIIRNQQPTDYFIYWKDDEYIEKELKKYDEKAHLCTFADERKEGVTGYAENGSFVLTAPADFTMTVAELALQGRHNVRNSLAAAAAALAAEVPEQTIREGLQDFRGVPHRLEKVGTVDGVHYINDSKATNVDACYYALDAMTTPVVLIIGGKDKGNDYNEILPLVKEKCRALVFLGADNTKLKDFFRSTGITIADTHSMKDCVEACKALAHQGDTVLLSPCCASFDLFNNMAERGNMFKEMVLNRAK
- a CDS encoding UDP-N-acetylmuramoyl-L-alanyl-D-glutamate--2,6-diaminopimelate ligase; its protein translation is MKLSTIIGNLQPKVITGDAEIDITGVNIDSRQVKPGNLFIAVKGTVSNGHQYIAKAVELGAAAVLVCEDVEVPQGITVVRVDDTEDATGKVATAFYGNPTEHIRLIGVTGTNGKTTIATVLYNMFRAMGHKCGLISTVCNYIEDREVPASHTTPDPVTLNRLLAEMVKEGCEYAFMECSSHAIQQKRIGGLKFVGGIFTNLTRDHLDYHKTFENYRDAKKAFFDGLDKSAFAITNADDKNGMIMVQNCAAKVLTYSTRTAADLKGKIVEESIEGMLLDIDGQEVSVRFVGRFNVYNLLAVYGAAVMLGKEKEEVLRVLSSLHPVNGRFEAIRSPKGFSAVVDYAHTPDALVNVLQAINDIKKQGRVITVCGAGGNRDKGKRPIMAQEAAKNSDRVIITSDNPRFENPQDIINDMLAGLDEEMMQKTISITDRREAIRAAVMMAQPGDIILVAGKGHEPYQEIEGVKHHFDDHEEIKKAFGID
- a CDS encoding FtsW/RodA/SpoVE family cell cycle protein; the encoded protein is MTKITSRGIFKGDPVIWTVFFFLCIISLIEVYSAASTLTYKTKFWMPLVQQAMYLGLGTFLVILIHNIPCRFFKTIPLPGLPAICLMLIFVLFFSEKVNEGARWINVFGFQFQPSELAKGIVVVSVALCLSFNQKEEGADPRAFKIILVITGFVCLLIFSENFSTAAILFAVVMMMMFVGRIPMKRLLALLGVIFGTIAVAFILLVSIPKDSKFFDTLPRMKTWATRVQNFGKDSKPEDPAKFQLQEHAQVGHAKIAIATSGFLGKGPGKSVERDFLSQAYSDFIYAIIIEEFGLLGGGIVLLLYIILLFRSAIIARRCERNFPAFLILGLALLIVFQAFINMGVAVGLLPVTGQNLPLISRGGTSIVCTSIYIGMMLSVSRYAQKTKKKNKAAIASEENDEEIEE
- a CDS encoding peptidylprolyl isomerase, translating into MKKIILIALTLLATTASAQTNHVRFRTTKGDFTVVLYDDTPIHRDNFLRLVRDGYYDGIIFHRVIDKFMVQTGDSSSRHAEEGMLYGDRDVPYTLPAEIIFPKYYHHSGALAAAREGDEANPERRSSGAQFYVVTGTQRMSEDIAGIRRWMRKNNFNEPKWTADMLSDYATRGGAPHLDSNYTVFGKVTEGMETIDKIQRAKTDENDRPLKDIRIIKAEIIE